In the Quercus lobata isolate SW786 chromosome 5, ValleyOak3.0 Primary Assembly, whole genome shotgun sequence genome, one interval contains:
- the LOC115992573 gene encoding GDSL esterase/lipase 1-like, whose product MMGLRFYLCFLVLFTTLFISTHGLGHLCLPEEHVALFIFGDSLFDAGNNNYINTTTDYQANYEPYGENFFKYSSGRYSDGRIIPDFIAEFAKLSFITPYLHPGYHQYTDGANFASAGAGALAETRQGMVIDLKTQLSYFKNFERLLSEKLDDAEAKTLLSRAVYLINIGTNDYVVPFTRNSSIFQSYSQKEYVDMVIGNLTFVIKEIYKEGGRKFGFLNLAPLGCLPLGRALNSGKTNECKHELTALAKLHNKALTEVLHNLENELNGFRYSIADTYTILSERINNPLKYGFKEGYIACCGIGPYKGINSCGGKRSVKEYELCENASEYVFFDTVHPSEKANQQFAELMWSGTPNVTGPYNLKALFEHK is encoded by the exons ATGATGGGCTTAAGGTTCTACTTGtgtttcttggttttgtttACAACCCTTTTCATCTCAACCCACGGCCTTGGTCACCTTTGCCTGCCAGAAGAACATGTTGCCTTATTCATCTTTGGAGATTCATTATTTGATGCTGgaaataataattatatcaaCACCACTACTGATTACCAAGCAAATTATGAGCCATATGGGGAGAACTTTTTCAAGTACTCTTCTGGGAGATATTCCGATGGCCGTATAATTCCAGATTTTATTG CTGAGTTTGCAAAGTTGTCATTCATTACACCATATCTACATCCTGGTTACCATCAATATACTGATGGGGCAAACTTCGCATCCGCTGGAGCCGGTGCTCTTGCTGAAACTCGCCAAGGAATG gTGATCGACCTAAAAACTCAATTAAGTTATTTCAAGAACTTCGAGAGGCTGTTGAGCGAAAAACTTGATGATGCAGAAGCTAAGACATTATTGTCCAGAGCTGTATACTTAATTAACATTGGAACTAATGATTATGTAGTCCCTTTCACGAGGAATTCCAGCATCTTTCAATCCTATTCTCAAAAAGAATATGTAGACATGGTGATCGGCAATTTGACATTTGTGATCAag GAAATATATAAGGAAGGAGGAAGAAAATTTGGGTTTCTAAACTTGGCGCCATTGGGTTGTCTTCCATTGGGAAGAGCACTAAATTCAGGAAAGACAAATGAATGCAAGCACGAACTGACAGCCCTAGCAAAACTGCATAATAAAGCACTTACCGAAGTTCTCCACAATCTAGAGAACGAGCTCAATGGATTTAGATATTCAATAGCCGATACCTACACTATTCTGAGTGAAAGAATAAATAATCCTTTGAAATATG GTTTTAAGGAAGGGTATATTGCATGTTGTGGAATTGGACCGTACAAAGGAATTAATAGTTGTGGAGGAAAGAGATCAGTTAAAGAGTACGAATTATGTGAGAATGCTAGTGAATATGTGTTCTTTGACACTGTTCATCCCTCAGAAAAAGCAAACCAGCAATTCGCAGAGCTAATGTGGAGTGGAACTCCCAATGTTACAGGACCTTATAATCTCAAAGCATTGTTTGAACACAAATGA
- the LOC115992394 gene encoding GDSL esterase/lipase 1-like: MMGLRLHLCFLALFSTFLISIHGLGPLCLPEEHVALFIFGDSLFDAGNNNYINTITDYQANYEPYGENFFKYSTGRFSDGRIIPDFIAEFANLPFITPYLHPGYHRYTDGANFASAGAGALAETHQGMVIDLKSQLNNFKNLESLLSKELGDAEAKKLLFRAVYIISVGSNDYVVPFTRNSSIFQSYTPEEYVDMVISNLTFVIEEIYKKGGRKFGFPNLSPLDCLPLARALIPGNTGACKQELTALAILHNKALSEVLQKLENELNGFKYSITDTYTILSERINSPLKYGFKEGNIACCGIGPYKGINSCGGKRSVKEYELCENASEYVFFDTGHPSEKANQQFAEQMWSGTLNVTGPYNLKELFEDKWV, encoded by the exons ATGATGGGTTTAAGGCTTCACTTATGTTTCTTGGCtttgttttcaacttttttaatCTCAATCCACGGCCTTGGGCCCCTTTGCCTGCCAGAGGAACATGTTGCTTTATTCATCTTTGGAGATTCATTATTCGATGCTGGAAATAACAACTATATCAACACCATTACTGATTACCAAGCAAATTATGAGCCATATGGGGAGAACTTTTTCAAGTACTCTACAGGGAGATTTTCTGATGGCCGTATAATTCCAGATTTTATTG CTGAGTTTGCAAATTTGCCGTTCATTACACCATATCTACATCCTGGTTATCATCGATATACTGATGGGGCAAACTTCGCATCTGCAGGAGCTGGTGCTCTTGCTGAAACTCACCAAggaatg GTGATAGATCTAAAATCTCAACTGAATAATTTCAAGAACTTGGAGAGTCTGTTGAGCAAAGAACTCGGTGATgcagaagcaaaaaaattattgttcagAGCTGTGTACATAATTAGCGTGGGAAGTAATGATTATGTAGTCCCTTTCACTAGGAATTCTAGCATTTTTCAATCCTACACTCCAGAAGAATACGTAGACATGGTGATCAGCAATTTAACATTTGTGATcgaa GAAATATATAAGAAAGGAGGAAGGAAATTTGGGTTTCCAAACTTGTCGCCATTGGATTGTTTACCATTGGCAAGAGCACTAATTCCTGGAAACACAGGTGCATGCAAGCAGGAACTTACAGCCCTAGCAATATTGCACAATAAAGCACTCTCTGAAGTCCTCCAGAAGCTAGAGAATGAGCTCAATGGATTCAAATATTCAATAACCGATACCTACACTATTCTTAGTGAAAGAATAAATAGCCCTTTGAAATATG GTTTCAAGGAAGGGAATATTGCATGTTGCGGAATTGGTCCATACAAAGGAATTAATAGTTGTGGAGGGAAGAGATCAGTTAAAGAGTACGAATTATGTGAGAATGCTAGTGAATATGTGTTCTTTGACACTGGTCATCCTTCCGAAAAGGCCAACCAGCAATTCGCAGAGCAAATGTGGAGTGGAACTCTCAATGTCACAGGACCTTACAATCTTAAAGAATTGTTTGAAGACAAATGGGTGTAG